The Drosophila gunungcola strain Sukarami chromosome 3L unlocalized genomic scaffold, Dgunungcola_SK_2 000003F, whole genome shotgun sequence genome contains a region encoding:
- the LOC128258269 gene encoding prisilkin-39, with product MFIKLFTLMLAVTGVWSAALPENQVATAARTSTGDLATAATSAKLINLFGTGTGYPNYGYNYNRPTYGYNPGYNTNYYGSSGYYPGSGYGSTTYYPNQGGYGSSNYYPTQGYGSVNYYPTSSYPTTNILGSQGGGYGGYGGYGGYVRTTFG from the exons atgttCATTAAGCTATTTACTCTAATG TTGGCCGTAACTGGAGTCTGGAGTGCTGCCCTGCCCGAAAATCAGGTAGCAACGGCAGCTAGGACGTCGACTGGTGATTTGGCCACAGCCGCGACTTCAGCCAAAT tGATAAATCTTTTTGGAACCGGCACTGGCTATCCCAATTATGGCTATAACTACAATCGCCCAACGTACGGCTACAATCCCGGTTATAATACGAACTACTACGGCTCATCGGGATATTATCCAGGCTCTGGCTATGGCTCCACAACGTACTATCCCAACCAGGGGGGCTATGGATCCTCGAACTACTATCCAACCCAGGGCTATGGCTCGGTTAACTATTATCCCACCAGCAGTTATCCCACCACGAACATTCTGGGATCGCAGGGAGGAGGATATGGCGGATATGGTGGATACGGAG